In a single window of the Haloplasma contractile SSD-17B genome:
- a CDS encoding MarR family winged helix-turn-helix transcriptional regulator, giving the protein MEQMSLEREVYRTLRITTKNLRKELRKKIEDHGITWQQFHAVYHIGEDGIKSNELAKQLQCNASNMTGLVDRMTENGWVYRERSNTDRRVWMVKLTEDGRDLKDKLFPQHKENINIMMKRLTEEELVTLQKLLGKLDDGSCKGD; this is encoded by the coding sequence ATGGAACAAATGTCATTAGAAAGAGAAGTGTATCGTACACTGAGAATAACTACTAAAAATCTGAGGAAAGAACTCAGAAAAAAGATAGAAGACCACGGGATCACCTGGCAGCAGTTTCATGCTGTTTACCACATAGGTGAAGATGGAATTAAATCGAATGAACTTGCGAAGCAATTGCAGTGTAATGCAAGTAATATGACTGGACTTGTAGATCGAATGACGGAGAATGGATGGGTATATAGAGAGCGGTCTAATACGGATCGGCGCGTCTGGATGGTAAAGTTAACAGAAGATGGTCGAGACTTAAAGGATAAACTTTTTCCACAGCATAAAGAAAATATCAATATTATGATGAAACGCTTAACAGAAGAAGAATTAGTAACGTTACAGAAACTTCTAGGCAAATTGGATGATGGATCCTGTAAGGGGGATTAG
- a CDS encoding protein kinase family protein, translated as MVVGIAIIKKVVTDKGCFLIRICPPNTEGYKNEIAVSKALKSTIRIPSLLHSTLLKDRIILIYEFIEGTSMQTQFSNDEINRTEIVSQVARVAATIHNTNRKQITGLSELVVLI; from the coding sequence GTGGTTGTAGGAATAGCAATTATAAAGAAAGTAGTTACGGATAAGGGATGTTTTTTAATAAGAATATGTCCACCGAATACGGAAGGGTATAAAAATGAAATAGCAGTTAGTAAGGCTTTAAAAAGCACCATTAGAATTCCTAGTTTATTACATAGTACTCTATTAAAGGATCGTATAATTCTTATTTATGAATTCATAGAGGGAACATCGATGCAAACTCAATTCAGTAATGATGAAATTAATCGAACAGAAATTGTATCTCAAGTTGCAAGAGTTGCTGCAACTATTCATAATACAAATAGAAAACAAATTACTGGATTAAGTGAACTAGTAGTGTTAATATAG
- a CDS encoding GNAT family N-acetyltransferase: MITFKKGSAKDIGDAIRIGKMLPELFTTEAFKKMRNDFDDHELYVAMKHDQMVGFCSITVKNKCVAEITWLGVNPDEHRKGIGEQLIGFVSRELNTNGRKLLEVKTLDQSCDYEPYERTRLFYEKCGFLHVDSIDPYPGWEVGNPCAIYIKILNDLF; this comes from the coding sequence GTGATTACGTTTAAAAAGGGAAGCGCAAAAGATATTGGTGATGCAATCCGTATAGGGAAGATGTTACCGGAGCTCTTTACTACAGAAGCATTTAAAAAGATGAGAAATGATTTTGATGATCATGAATTATATGTTGCTATGAAGCATGATCAAATGGTTGGTTTTTGCTCTATAACGGTTAAAAATAAGTGTGTTGCTGAGATCACATGGTTAGGAGTAAATCCTGATGAGCACCGTAAAGGAATCGGAGAGCAATTAATAGGGTTTGTTTCAAGAGAACTAAATACGAATGGTAGGAAACTATTAGAAGTTAAGACATTAGATCAATCATGCGATTATGAACCTTATGAACGAACACGACTGTTTTACGAGAAATGTGGTTTCCTGCATGTTGATTCGATTGACCCATATCCAGGGTGGGAAGTGGGTAACCCATGTGCGATCTATATTAAAATACTAAATGATTTATTTTAA
- a CDS encoding ABC transporter ATP-binding protein, with the protein MKEIKTFVHFAKPYRLWIILATLCMVVVTGMSLAGPWVIRSLTATIENGVNDVGTLAENTERVKILSVLVIGIYIMRALTRFGTNYISHYAAWKILEDIRSHIYNHFQKLSLRFFQDKQTGDLMSRVINDTRNFEVLLAHAIPTIVVNVIMFSGVTAILFTMNTELALYTLIPIPLLAWMVLKFSKISRPRFKKAQEEVAVLNSTLQDNFTGMKEIKAFTQEEQESKRTSKAVSGFTNAILRALKLSNAFHPGIELVSSIGTVIVIFFGGVMALNNNLGLPDLVAFLFYLQLLYQPITSLGQINEGIQQALASAERVVEVLDEEPEIKEPKHAKKLTNVKGAIEFKNVSFQYVKNIPVLNHISFKLKAGHTLALVGATGVGKTTIASLIPRFFDPTEGEIYIDHTDMRQLTLKSLRQQISIVSQDVFLFNGTVRENILYGRSGASDNDVISAAKAANAHDFILSLEHGYETKVGERGVKLSGGQKQRISIARAILKDAPILILDEATSAVDTETERLIQNAINKLKQDKTTIVIAHRLSTVQDADQILVLKEGKIVEQGKHVDLLAFDGLYKKLCRAQSTETYIAV; encoded by the coding sequence ATGAAGGAAATAAAAACATTCGTTCACTTTGCAAAACCATATCGATTGTGGATTATTCTAGCAACATTGTGCATGGTAGTGGTAACAGGAATGAGCTTAGCGGGACCATGGGTCATTCGTAGTTTAACGGCTACAATAGAAAATGGAGTAAATGATGTAGGAACTTTAGCGGAAAATACAGAACGCGTAAAAATCTTATCTGTACTAGTAATTGGTATTTATATTATGCGAGCACTTACTCGCTTTGGTACCAATTATATATCCCACTATGCGGCATGGAAAATCCTCGAAGATATCAGGTCGCATATCTATAACCACTTTCAAAAACTATCTCTACGGTTCTTTCAGGATAAACAGACTGGAGATCTAATGTCTAGAGTCATTAATGATACCAGAAATTTTGAAGTGTTATTAGCACATGCCATACCTACTATTGTCGTTAATGTTATTATGTTCTCAGGGGTTACAGCAATCTTATTTACAATGAACACAGAATTAGCATTATATACCTTGATCCCAATCCCGTTACTAGCGTGGATGGTATTAAAGTTTAGTAAAATATCTCGACCGAGGTTTAAAAAAGCACAGGAAGAGGTAGCAGTCCTTAACTCAACATTACAGGATAACTTTACGGGTATGAAAGAAATTAAGGCATTCACTCAAGAAGAACAGGAAAGCAAGCGAACATCAAAGGCGGTATCTGGTTTTACCAATGCAATCCTTAGAGCATTAAAGTTAAGTAATGCCTTTCATCCTGGTATTGAGCTGGTATCAAGTATTGGAACAGTCATTGTGATCTTTTTTGGTGGGGTCATGGCACTTAATAATAACTTAGGTCTACCTGACTTAGTCGCATTTTTATTTTATTTACAACTACTCTATCAACCAATTACTTCTTTAGGACAGATTAATGAGGGAATTCAACAGGCTCTTGCTAGTGCTGAACGTGTAGTAGAGGTACTTGACGAAGAACCTGAAATCAAAGAACCTAAACATGCAAAAAAGTTAACGAATGTAAAAGGTGCTATTGAATTTAAAAATGTGAGTTTTCAATATGTGAAGAATATTCCTGTTCTTAATCATATATCGTTTAAATTAAAAGCAGGTCATACATTAGCGCTAGTTGGAGCAACTGGTGTGGGTAAAACAACGATTGCGAGTCTTATTCCCAGGTTCTTTGACCCAACTGAAGGTGAAATCTACATAGATCATACGGATATGAGACAGTTGACTTTAAAGAGTCTTAGACAACAAATCAGTATCGTGTCACAGGATGTTTTCTTATTTAATGGAACCGTTAGAGAGAATATACTTTATGGACGTTCGGGTGCTAGTGATAACGACGTGATTAGCGCAGCAAAGGCTGCTAATGCACATGACTTTATACTAAGCCTTGAGCATGGATATGAGACAAAGGTAGGAGAACGTGGAGTGAAATTATCAGGTGGTCAAAAACAAAGAATTTCAATTGCAAGAGCAATATTAAAGGATGCTCCTATTTTAATCCTTGATGAAGCGACTTCTGCCGTTGATACAGAGACCGAACGATTAATTCAGAATGCAATTAATAAGTTAAAACAAGATAAAACCACGATTGTCATTGCTCACCGTTTATCAACCGTTCAAGATGCAGATCAAATTCTTGTACTTAAAGAGGGAAA
- a CDS encoding HIT family protein, giving the protein MIIPKQHRETVFDLAENEWKSTYDLLRRVKNMIDTEFNPDGYNVGWNVGQTGGQTVFHAHLHVIPRYKDEPLAGKGIRHWFKQESIKRIT; this is encoded by the coding sequence ATGATTATTCCAAAACAACATAGAGAAACTGTGTTCGATTTAGCTGAAAATGAATGGAAATCAACCTATGATTTATTAAGACGAGTAAAGAATATGATCGATACTGAATTTAATCCAGACGGATATAATGTAGGTTGGAATGTAGGTCAAACAGGTGGTCAAACTGTATTCCATGCTCATTTACACGTGATACCAAGATACAAGGATGAACCTTTAGCAGGAAAAGGAATTCGTCATTGGTTTAAACAAGAATCAATTAAAAGAATAACATAA
- a CDS encoding DUF2089 family protein, which translates to MPLDIIPDWISNLEEEEVNFMNKFILSSGALKEIASLYDVTYHTVRLRLDRLIQKIQISEETKDESFISLIKQLAIKDKMDFNTAKIIISKYKKNYKRAWVILL; encoded by the coding sequence ATGCCATTAGATATAATACCTGATTGGATTTCTAATTTAGAAGAAGAAGAAGTAAATTTTATGAATAAATTCATTTTATCTTCTGGGGCATTAAAAGAAATAGCGTCACTATATGACGTTACTTATCATACGGTTCGATTACGATTGGATCGACTAATACAGAAGATTCAAATTTCAGAAGAGACTAAAGATGAATCATTTATATCGTTGATAAAACAACTGGCGATAAAAGACAAAATGGATTTCAACACTGCTAAGATCATTATCTCTAAATACAAAAAAAACTATAAAAGAGCGTGGGTAATATTGCTTTAA
- a CDS encoding GNAT family N-acetyltransferase: protein MLRRFKPEDYEDLYEYLSDPVVVRYEPYGVYTLEVCKERECIF from the coding sequence ATTCTTAGACGTTTTAAGCCTGAAGACTATGAAGATTTGTATGAATATCTATCTGATCCTGTTGTTGTGAGATATGAGCCTTACGGAGTATATACGTTAGAAGTATGTAAAGAACGAGAGTGTATTTTTTGA
- a CDS encoding ornithine carbamoyltransferase, with amino-acid sequence MNLLTIKELNAKQITDLYKITDLLKQDSYSNLLTGMTFVLFFPQTSIRTRIAFEKGIKSLGGECILFPPETLDKKEELQDVVQYIENFAAAVIVRHKEYDKVEMLAKCSNIPIINAMTAYNHPCEIISDLYAISKIKTDYRELTYSFVGENANICRSWLNISTIMNLSFNHVCKTGYQFDYEDDHYTFLTDLESVLPKTDIVLTDSLREELKTEDYIKSYQITLDRMKLAKKGALLNPCPPFYRDEEVSSEVINSNYFVGYSFKENLLYVKQAIILYCLGIEIN; translated from the coding sequence TTGAACTTATTAACAATTAAAGAGTTAAATGCTAAGCAAATAACAGATTTATATAAAATAACAGACCTTTTAAAACAAGACTCTTATTCGAATCTTTTAACAGGGATGACTTTTGTATTATTTTTTCCACAAACGAGCATCAGAACACGAATCGCATTTGAGAAGGGAATCAAATCATTAGGTGGAGAATGTATCTTGTTTCCACCAGAAACACTTGATAAGAAAGAAGAATTACAGGATGTTGTGCAGTATATCGAAAACTTCGCAGCTGCTGTGATTGTGAGGCATAAAGAATATGATAAAGTCGAAATGTTAGCTAAGTGCTCTAATATCCCTATTATAAATGCAATGACTGCGTACAATCATCCGTGTGAAATTATATCTGATTTATATGCCATAAGTAAAATTAAAACAGACTATCGAGAATTGACGTATTCCTTTGTTGGTGAGAATGCCAATATATGTAGGTCCTGGTTAAATATATCAACCATAATGAATCTGAGTTTTAATCATGTCTGTAAAACTGGGTATCAATTTGATTATGAGGATGATCACTATACCTTTTTAACTGACCTTGAGTCTGTTCTGCCTAAAACTGACATTGTCTTAACGGACTCTTTAAGAGAGGAATTGAAGACAGAAGACTATATAAAAAGCTATCAAATTACTTTAGATAGAATGAAACTAGCGAAAAAAGGAGCATTGTTAAATCCATGTCCACCGTTTTATAGAGATGAAGAAGTGAGTAGTGAAGTAATAAATTCTAATTACTTTGTTGGCTACTCCTTTAAAGAGAATTTATTATATGTTAAACAGGCTATTATTTTATACTGCTTGGGTATTGAGATTAACTGA
- a CDS encoding H-type small acid-soluble spore protein — protein sequence MDINRAREILQSPSMITVTYNGSEIYIKDLNAETGVAKVHPVGQHDQNQEVPVKNLIEK from the coding sequence GTGGATATTAATCGTGCAAGAGAAATATTACAATCACCCAGTATGATTACTGTAACTTACAATGGTTCAGAAATTTATATTAAGGATCTTAATGCTGAAACTGGTGTTGCAAAAGTACATCCTGTTGGTCAACACGATCAGAATCAGGAAGTGCCTGTGAAAAACCTAATAGAGAAGTAA
- a CDS encoding GNAT family N-acetyltransferase — translation MINYRTLETHELEDWFNLCGCAFEEPSEYFKNHFYNDPWRDIDSIFVAEKDSNLIGTVRVFHRKIYCENKVLTLGGIGEVCTRFEYRKQGISTKLLNMAILYMKNKGFDLSCLETGTHDHYNKLGWQTIKQIFNTSKIKASDHFDHIIKPINFMEQKELSDLFMLYKDYCSTKFGPLVRSLDYFKTWIKHEASKNTGSWLVYSDTFEALAYIIFNVEKEFLHIKEFSAINGQEDLIDTLIPYIIHKIGKKDLNVNYPSQIMTSFKVTKTQPYEGYMLKTINNLNKDIVYKLKNNLLFLSLDSF, via the coding sequence ATGATCAACTACCGGACATTAGAAACGCACGAATTAGAAGACTGGTTTAATTTATGTGGTTGTGCATTTGAGGAACCGTCTGAATACTTCAAAAATCACTTTTATAACGATCCATGGAGAGATATTGATAGTATATTTGTAGCTGAAAAGGATAGTAATTTAATTGGGACAGTACGTGTATTCCATCGTAAAATTTATTGTGAGAATAAGGTGCTTACTCTTGGTGGAATCGGAGAAGTATGTACACGATTTGAATACCGAAAACAAGGAATCTCAACTAAACTTCTTAATATGGCAATCCTTTATATGAAGAACAAGGGGTTTGATTTATCGTGCCTCGAAACGGGTACTCATGACCATTATAATAAACTAGGGTGGCAAACAATCAAGCAAATCTTTAACACAAGTAAAATAAAAGCTAGTGATCATTTTGATCATATAATAAAGCCAATAAATTTTATGGAACAAAAAGAGTTGTCCGATTTATTTATGTTGTATAAAGACTATTGCTCAACTAAATTCGGACCTTTAGTTCGAAGTCTCGATTACTTTAAAACGTGGATTAAGCATGAGGCATCAAAAAATACAGGTTCTTGGTTAGTTTATAGTGATACATTTGAAGCACTCGCATACATTATTTTTAATGTTGAGAAGGAATTTCTACATATAAAAGAGTTTTCTGCAATAAATGGTCAGGAAGATCTAATCGATACTCTTATACCGTACATAATTCATAAGATAGGAAAAAAAGATTTAAATGTAAACTATCCATCACAGATTATGACATCCTTTAAAGTTACTAAAACACAACCATATGAAGGGTACATGCTAAAAACAATCAACAACTTAAATAAAGATATAGTATATAAATTAAAAAACAATCTACTCTTTCTTAGTCTAGATAGTTTTTAA
- a CDS encoding DUF6544 family protein, whose translation MTSLLIKRLIIAFIILGTILLVYYSRHLHRTYKRDAEKELTRTNTIESDVVTEQDLADLPEPVQEYLRYVGVVGKEKVKNFRLTIDGNMKTDRDKDWAPVKVKQISSTDEMTRFFYLEMKMKGLPIYGLHAYKDGKAIMKIKLGGLIPVVDSKGDHMNQAETVTVFNDMCLAAPATLIDDRIEWETIDDQTVKATFTNEGISVSATLYFNDQGQLTNFVSHDRYFSPEGKTFKSIPWSTPISDFKEMNGYMLPTYGEAIWSFEDEEFSYARFNIRNIEYNVETVE comes from the coding sequence ATGACAAGTCTATTGATAAAACGATTAATTATTGCATTCATTATATTAGGTACTATTCTTCTGGTTTACTATTCTAGACATCTACATAGGACCTATAAGAGGGATGCTGAAAAAGAATTAACACGAACGAACACTATTGAGAGTGATGTAGTAACAGAACAAGACCTAGCGGATTTGCCAGAACCAGTACAAGAGTATCTTCGGTATGTAGGGGTAGTCGGAAAAGAAAAGGTAAAGAACTTTAGGTTAACAATTGACGGAAACATGAAAACCGATCGCGATAAAGATTGGGCTCCTGTTAAGGTTAAACAAATCAGTTCAACCGATGAAATGACACGATTTTTTTATCTTGAAATGAAAATGAAAGGACTTCCGATTTATGGATTACATGCCTATAAAGACGGTAAGGCTATTATGAAAATTAAACTCGGAGGACTAATTCCAGTAGTAGATAGCAAGGGGGATCATATGAATCAAGCCGAGACAGTTACCGTGTTCAATGATATGTGTTTAGCGGCACCTGCTACCCTAATTGATGATCGAATAGAATGGGAAACAATTGATGATCAGACAGTGAAAGCAACATTCACTAATGAGGGGATTTCTGTATCTGCTACATTATACTTTAACGATCAAGGTCAACTCACTAATTTTGTATCACACGATCGTTACTTTTCTCCTGAAGGAAAGACGTTTAAAAGTATCCCATGGTCGACACCTATATCTGACTTCAAGGAGATGAACGGATATATGCTACCTACGTATGGTGAGGCCATATGGAGTTTTGAAGATGAAGAGTTTAGTTATGCACGATTTAACATTCGAAATATTGAGTATAATGTTGAAACGGTTGAATAA
- a CDS encoding DUF2892 domain-containing protein, producing the protein MKRILPPTSKRVHFHTNQKVNEKIKDKTLERIEKYKDAELELLNKRIKKLNREWDTESVLEANASAIIFVSLILGFQVHRYWFILPLFISFFLFQHAVQGWCPPLPIIRRLGVRTAEEIHDEKMALRMIRGDLINEDTPEELFKKLSEND; encoded by the coding sequence ATGAAACGAATATTACCTCCAACATCAAAACGTGTTCATTTTCATACCAATCAAAAAGTAAATGAGAAAATAAAAGATAAAACATTGGAGAGAATAGAAAAATATAAAGATGCTGAGCTAGAATTACTAAACAAAAGGATTAAGAAATTAAATCGGGAATGGGATACAGAGAGTGTATTAGAAGCCAATGCATCTGCTATTATATTTGTTAGTCTAATCTTAGGATTTCAAGTACATCGATATTGGTTTATCCTTCCGTTGTTTATTAGTTTTTTTCTGTTTCAGCACGCTGTTCAAGGTTGGTGTCCACCGTTACCAATTATAAGACGATTAGGTGTTCGAACTGCTGAAGAAATTCATGACGAAAAAATGGCGTTAAGAATGATACGTGGTGACTTAATAAATGAAGATACACCAGAGGAACTATTTAAAAAACTTTCAGAGAATGACTAG
- a CDS encoding MarR family winged helix-turn-helix transcriptional regulator gives MDLFDQQKDIFGKVFLLANKLQIIGDAHLKEHDITIKQWFLITVISHFDDSPMITEVASMMGSSRQNVKQLANKLQDRGFVTIEKDRQDSRILRLKLTTKNEVFWSETAEKDRDFILTLFKGLSIDEITHMYSGINKVLEQIDYIEKN, from the coding sequence ATGGACTTATTTGATCAGCAAAAAGATATTTTCGGTAAAGTATTTCTTCTCGCTAACAAGCTGCAAATTATCGGTGATGCTCATTTGAAGGAACATGATATTACGATCAAACAATGGTTTTTAATTACAGTGATTTCCCATTTTGATGATTCACCAATGATTACAGAGGTTGCTAGTATGATGGGTAGTTCTAGACAGAATGTAAAACAACTAGCTAATAAACTTCAAGATAGAGGGTTTGTAACGATTGAGAAAGATCGGCAAGATAGCAGAATTCTTCGATTGAAGTTAACAACAAAGAATGAAGTGTTCTGGTCTGAAACTGCAGAAAAAGATCGTGACTTTATACTTACACTGTTTAAAGGATTAAGCATTGATGAAATTACACATATGTATTCAGGCATTAATAAAGTACTAGAACAAATTGACTACATTGAAAAGAATTAA
- a CDS encoding ABC-ATPase domain-containing protein translates to MKTDQQLKQILNRIDQKGYKAYKDIMGEYQFSDFKLSIDYVQGDPFASPSRIRVSVPNPQAGFVNQLYNTQYKRKAVVDFLSRTVAKNISKHYNRVGGSGKSGLLQIGYCGQELIERNYVIIDDEKVEARLEVGLPAAGRRVLGKNAINLFFKALPAIVKKSLFYESISEEKLINQVRLAEDQQFIRGEIENRNLVAFIANGSILPRESGVSQRPMSGNAIPFTSPKEYEIELVLPNHGKVKGMGIPEGVTLIVGGGFHGKSTILEALQLGVYDHIAGDGREYLITRENAVKIKAEDGRSVEKVNITPFINNLPMKLDTKQFSSENASGSTSQAANIMEALEIGTDLLLIDEDTSATNFMIRDRRMQQLVKKDKEPITPFIDKVRTLYEEQGVSTILVIGGSGDYFEVADHVIMMDEYIPKDVTEVAKEIMKDVTNPRKVEQSHSTLTEQSRVLLKSSFPSGKKGTKVKVRGRETISYNKMDIDLRNLEQLIDSNQTHAISYTLYFIMERVVNDKLTFKEVVDTVYEKLTKKGLDVVSPYRGHPGNMALPRKFEIAATLNRFRYLKIK, encoded by the coding sequence TTGAAAACAGATCAGCAGTTAAAACAAATACTAAACCGAATCGATCAAAAGGGATACAAAGCTTATAAAGATATTATGGGGGAATATCAGTTCAGCGATTTCAAACTATCAATAGACTATGTACAAGGCGACCCGTTTGCATCCCCGTCGCGAATCAGAGTATCAGTACCGAATCCACAAGCAGGATTTGTAAATCAACTATATAATACTCAATATAAGAGAAAAGCAGTAGTAGATTTTTTAAGTCGAACCGTAGCAAAAAATATAAGTAAGCATTACAATCGTGTAGGAGGCTCTGGTAAAAGTGGACTACTACAAATTGGATACTGCGGGCAAGAATTGATTGAACGTAACTACGTTATTATTGATGATGAGAAGGTAGAAGCGAGACTAGAAGTTGGACTACCTGCGGCAGGAAGACGGGTTCTTGGTAAAAACGCCATAAACTTATTTTTTAAAGCCTTACCTGCTATCGTGAAAAAGTCACTATTTTATGAGTCAATTTCCGAGGAAAAATTAATTAACCAGGTCAGACTTGCTGAGGATCAACAGTTCATAAGGGGAGAAATAGAAAACCGAAACCTTGTGGCCTTTATCGCAAATGGAAGTATACTCCCGCGTGAGAGTGGCGTATCACAAAGACCGATGTCTGGTAATGCTATACCATTCACTAGTCCTAAAGAGTATGAAATTGAGTTAGTTTTACCTAATCATGGCAAGGTAAAGGGTATGGGAATTCCTGAAGGCGTTACGCTTATTGTAGGTGGAGGATTTCATGGTAAGTCCACAATACTTGAAGCACTCCAGTTAGGTGTCTATGATCACATTGCAGGTGATGGAAGAGAATATCTTATCACTAGGGAAAATGCTGTTAAAATTAAGGCTGAGGATGGAAGAAGTGTAGAGAAGGTAAATATAACTCCTTTTATCAATAATCTGCCAATGAAGCTAGATACAAAACAGTTTTCATCTGAAAATGCAAGCGGTAGTACCTCACAAGCTGCAAATATCATGGAAGCATTAGAGATTGGAACTGATTTATTATTAATTGATGAGGATACAAGTGCAACAAACTTTATGATTCGAGATCGCCGTATGCAACAACTTGTGAAAAAAGATAAGGAGCCAATCACTCCATTTATAGATAAGGTAAGAACGTTATATGAAGAACAAGGAGTATCTACAATTCTTGTGATTGGTGGATCGGGAGACTACTTTGAAGTGGCAGATCACGTGATCATGATGGATGAGTACATCCCTAAGGATGTGACCGAGGTAGCGAAGGAGATTATGAAGGATGTTACCAATCCTAGAAAAGTAGAACAGTCACACTCTACACTAACAGAACAATCACGAGTATTACTAAAGTCATCATTCCCAAGTGGAAAGAAGGGAACTAAGGTTAAAGTGAGAGGACGAGAAACGATCTCCTACAATAAGATGGACATCGATTTAAGAAACTTAGAACAATTAATCGACTCCAATCAAACGCATGCAATTAGCTATACACTTTATTTTATTATGGAGCGAGTGGTTAATGACAAACTTACATTTAAGGAAGTTGTCGATACGGTGTACGAAAAACTAACAAAAAAAGGACTAGATGTCGTCTCGCCATATAGAGGTCATCCTGGCAATATGGCTTTACCACGAAAGTTTGAAATTGCTGCTACGTTAAACAGGTTTAGATATTTAAAAATTAAATAA
- a CDS encoding H-type small acid-soluble spore protein — translation MELGRAKEIAASPVMAHVTYNGTQVYIQNVNEADGTCSIYELKNPDARIEVPAQNLLER, via the coding sequence ATGGAACTAGGACGCGCTAAAGAAATTGCTGCTTCACCTGTTATGGCACATGTTACCTATAATGGAACGCAAGTTTACATTCAAAATGTAAATGAGGCAGACGGAACTTGTAGTATATATGAATTAAAAAATCCAGATGCGAGAATAGAAGTACCGGCTCAAAACTTATTAGAAAGATAA